From the genome of Palaemon carinicauda isolate YSFRI2023 chromosome 6, ASM3689809v2, whole genome shotgun sequence, one region includes:
- the LOC137642944 gene encoding uncharacterized protein: protein MPSHNYSMLVYSKIMPSLSYSILVYPNRMPSHSNFILIYPNIMQSHSYSMLLYPNKMPSCSYSMLVYPNIMSSHSYSMLVYLNIMPSHSYSMLVYPNIMRSHSYSMLLYPNIMPCHRYSMFVYPNLMPSHRYSIVVYPIIMLSHSYSILVYSNTMRSHSYSILVYPNRMPSHSYSILVYPNRMLSPSHSILVYPNIMPSHSYSILVYPNILPAHNYSMLVYPNRMPFHSHFILVYPNRMPSNSNFILAYRNIMLTHSYSMLLYPYIRPSHSYSMHVYPSIMSSHSYFMLVYPNIMPSLIYSMLVYPNIMPCHWYSMLVYPYLMPSHSYSMLVYPNIMLSHSYSMLVYPDIMQSHSYFMLVYTNIMPSHSYSMLVYPNIKLSHSYSILLYSNRKCSHSYSIIVYPNRTPSHSFIFVYPNIMLSHSYSMLLYPNRIPSHRYSILVYPNIMPSHSYSILVYPNRMPSRSYSLLGYPNRMPSHSYSIPEYPNRMPPQSYSKLVYPNRMLPNSYFILVYPNIMPSL from the coding sequence ATGCCGTCCCACAATTATTCTATGCTCGTATATTCTAAAATAATGCCGTCCCTCAGttattctatactcgtatatcctaacAGAATGCCATCCCACAGTAATTTTATACTCATATATCCTAACATTATGCAGTCCCACAGTTATTCTATGCTTTTATATCCTAACAAAATGCCGTCCTGCAGTTATTCTATGCTCGTATATCCTAACATAATGTCGTCCCACAGTTATTCTATGCTCGTATATCTTAACATAATGCCGTCCCACAGTTATTCTATGCTTGTATATCCTAACATAATGCGGTCCCACAGTTATTCTATGCTCCTATATCCTAACATAATGCCTTGCCACAGGTATTCTATGTTCGTATATCCTAACTTAATGCCGTCCCACAGATATTCTATAGTCGTATATCCTATCATAATGTTGTCCCACAGTTATTCTATCCTCGTATATTCTAATACAATGCGGTCTCACAGttattctatactcgtatatcctaacAGAATGCCATCCCACAGttattctatactcgtatatccgAACAGAATGCTGTCCCCGagtcattctatactcgtatatcctaacataatgccgtcccacagttattctatactcgtatatcctaacATATTGCCGGCCCACAATTATTCTATGCTCGTATATCCTAACAGAATGCCGTTCCACAGTCATTTTATACTTGTATATCCTAACAGAATGCCATCCAACAGCAATTTTATACTCGCATATCGTAACATAATGCTGACCCACAGTTATTCTATGCTTTTATATCCTTACATAAGGCCATCCCACAGTTATTCTATGCACGTATATCCTAGCATAATGTCGTCCCATAGTTATTTTATGCTCGTATATCCTAACATAATGCCGTCCCTCATTTATTCTATGCTCGTATATCCTAACATAATGCCGTGCCACTGGTATTCTATGCTTGTATATCCTTACTTAATGCCGTCCCACAGTTATTCTATGCTCGTATATCCTAACATAATGCTATCCCACAGTTATTCTATGCTTGTATATCCTGACATAATGCAGTCCCACAGTTATTTCATGCTCGTATATACTAACATAATGCCGTCCCACAGTTATTCTATGCTCGTATATCCTAACATAAAGCTGTCCCACAGTTATTCTATCCTCTTATATTCTAACAGAAAGTGTTCCCACAGTTATTCTATAATCGTATATCCTAACAGAACGCCATCTCACAGTTTTATATTCGTATATCCTAACATAATGCTATCCCACAGTTATTCTATGCTTTTATATCCTAACAGAATACCATCCCACAGGTATTCTATACTTGTATATCCTAACATAATGCCGTCCCACAGTTATTCTATCCTTGTATATCCGAACAGAATGCCGTCTCGCAGTTATTCTTTACTCGGGTATCCTAACAGAATGCCGTCCCACAGTTATTCTATACCCGAGTATCCTAACAGAATGCCGCCCCAGAGTTATTCTAAACTCGTATATCCAAACAGAATGTTGCCCAACAGTTATTTCATACTCGTATATCCTAACATAATGCCGTCCCTTTGA